The Xanthomonas rydalmerensis genomic interval CGGCGGTGCGTCGGTGCCGCCCGGCGCGACCGCGTTGACCCGGATCCCCTGCCCCGCGTACTCGAACGCCAGGCAGGCGGTCAGCGCGTTGACTCCCCCCTTGGCGGCACCGTAGGGAACGCGGTGGATGCTGCGGGTGGCGATGGAAGAGACGTTGACGATCGCGCCGCCGCCCTGCTCGATCAGATACGGCAGCACGGCCCGACATCCCCACAGCGCGGGAAACAGCGAACGCCGCACTTCGGCCTCGATCTGGTCCGGCGTATACGCCGCGTAGGGCTTGGCCCAGATGGTGCCGCCGACGTTGTTGACCAGCACATCGATCCGCCCCATCCGCGCATGTGCGAACGCCATGGCGCGCGCGTTCTCGGCGTAGTCCTCCAGGTCGGCCACCAGCGTCGTCGCCTCCGCCGGCGCCAGCGCCTGCTCCAGTTCGACGATGTGCTCGGCGCGATCCACCAGCACAAGCCGCGCGCCCTCGGCGGCGGCGCGCTCGGCGACCCTGCGGCCGATTCCTTGCGCGGCGCCGGTGACCACCACCACCTTGCCGGCGAAGCGCGGGCTCACGCGGCGCGCTCCTGGGCCGG includes:
- a CDS encoding 1,6-dihydroxycyclohexa-2,4-diene-1-carboxylate dehydrogenase gives rise to the protein MSPRFAGKVVVVTGAAQGIGRRVAERAAAEGARLVLVDRAEHIVELEQALAPAEATTLVADLEDYAENARAMAFAHARMGRIDVLVNNVGGTIWAKPYAAYTPDQIEAEVRRSLFPALWGCRAVLPYLIEQGGGAIVNVSSIATRSIHRVPYGAAKGGVNALTACLAFEYAGQGIRVNAVAPGGTDAPPRRVPRNAEPQSAQEQAWYQDIVAQTLGSSLMKRYGTLDEQAAAVLFLASDEASYITGTVLPVGGGDQG